The following are encoded together in the Echinicola jeungdonensis genome:
- a CDS encoding endo-1,4-beta-xylanase translates to MGPDGVIFYREDSPRYQMIGEAYIDSAFVYAHRADPDAKLFYNDYNSIFGWKRNKIFDLVKRQKENNTPFPEMMFKWISLAGIGR, encoded by the coding sequence TTGGGTCCTGACGGGGTGATCTTTTACCGGGAAGATTCTCCCAGGTACCAAATGATAGGAGAAGCGTATATTGATTCGGCTTTTGTATATGCCCACAGAGCCGATCCAGATGCCAAACTGTTTTACAATGATTACAATTCTATTTTTGGCTGGAAAAGGAACAAGATCTTTGATTTGGTCAAAAGACAAAAAGAAAATAATACCCCTTTCCCTGAGATGATGTTTAAGTGGATCAGCCTTGCAGGTATTGGGCGTTAA